A DNA window from Vigna angularis cultivar LongXiaoDou No.4 chromosome 1, ASM1680809v1, whole genome shotgun sequence contains the following coding sequences:
- the LOC108345623 gene encoding potassium channel AKT1 — translation MLGCGQEEIELSRDGSHYSLSTGILPSLGAKSNRRIKLRRFILSPYGRRYRIWETFLIILVFYTAWVSPFEFGFLKKPEPPLSISDNIVNGFFFVDIVLTFFVAYIDKTTYLIVDDRKQIAWKYARTWLAFDVVSIIPSELIQKLSPSPLQSYGLFNMLRLWRLRRVSALFSRLEKDRNYNYFWVRCAKLISVTLFAVHCAGCFYYLIAARYHDPKKTWIGSTMDNFLEHSLWSRYVMSIYWSITTLTTVGYGDLHPVNSREMTFDIFYMLFNLGLTAYLIGNMTNLVVHGTSRTRKFRDTIQAASNFAQRNQLPHRLQDQMLAHLCLKYRTDSEGLQQQETLDSLPKAIRSSISHYLFNSLIDKVYLFKEVSNDLLFQLVSEMKAEYFPPKEDVILQNEAPTDFYILVTGAVELVVLKNGVEQVVGEAKTGDLCGEIGVLCYKPQLFTVRTKRLSQLLRLNRTTFLNIVQANVGDGTIIMNNLLQHLKELNDPIMEGVLVEIENMLARGRMDLPVSVCFAAARGDDLLLHQLLKRGMDPNESDNNRRTALHIAASQGKENCVLLLLDYGADPNITDLDGNVALWEAMVGGHESVRKVLAENGANLQCGDVGQFACTAVEQNSLKLLKEIRRYGGDITLPSINSGTTALHVAVSEGNVEIVKYLLDHGASIDKPDKHGWTARGLADQQSHTEIKAIFDSTGDPKVQSFVTIPEKQSGFRFLGRFTSEPTMPSPLDGSFHGTDASWSQSQSQNRPRRRSSNYHNSLLGMMAAAHNGEKDLLLPLDMNNKASNVMKSSNAGSPARVIISCPEKGEVVGKLVLLPGSFQELLEIGAKKFGVYPAKVLCKDGGQIEDLEVIRDGDHLVFVCAGGVVESKCPTPAPL, via the exons atgttgGGCTGCGGCCAAGAAGAGATTGAACTGTCACGGGATGGCAGCCACTACAGTCTCTCCACCGGAATACTTCCGTCTCTCGGGGCCAAAAGCAACCGTAGAATCAAGCTGCGCCGCTTTATTCTATCGCCCTACGGCCGCCGTTACag GATATGGGAAACTTTCCTTATTATTCTGGTATTTTATACTGCCTGGGTTTCTCCCTTCGAATTCGGATTCTTGAAGAAGCCAGAACCACCGCTTTCCATTTCGGACAATATTGTGAATGGATTTTTTTTCGTGGATATAGTTCTGACCTTCTTTGTGGCTTACATTGACAAAACCACCTATTTGATCGTGGATGATCGGAAACAGATTGCTTGGAAATATGCAAGGACTTGGCTGGCCTTCGATGTTGTCTCCATCATTCCTTCAGAGCTTATACAAAAGTTATCACCTTCTCCTCTTCAATCTTACGGTTTATTCAATATGCTTCGCCTATGGCGTCTTCGGAGAGTCAGTGCTTTGTTTTCTCG GCTTGAGAAGGACAGAAACTATAACTATTTTTGGGTTCGGTGTGCCAAGCTTATTTCT GTTACTCTCTTCGCTGTTCATTGTGCTGGGTGTTTCTATTATCTTATTGCTGCACGTTATCATGATCCAAAAAAGACGTGGATTGGTTCAACGATGGATAATTTCCTTGAACATAGTTTGTGGTCAAGATACGTGATGTCTATTTACTGGTCTATTACTACCTTAACAACTGTCGGTTATGGAGATTTGCATCCAGTGAATTCAAGGGAGATGACCTTTGACATTTTCTATATGCTCTTTAATCTGGGGTTAACAGCGTATTTGATTGGTAATATGACCAACTTGGTTGTCCACGGCACAAGTCGAACCAGAAAATTT AGAGATACCATCCAAGCTGCCTCAAATTTTGCCCAAAGGAATCAATTGCCTCATCGGTTGCAAGACCAAATGCTTGCCCACTTGTGTTTGAAGTATAGAACCGACTCGGAAGGGTTGCAGCAGCAAGAGACACTTGATTCTCTTCCTAAGGCCATCAGATCCAGCATTTCACATTATCTTTTCAATTCTCTGATTGATAAGGTCTACTTGTTTAAGGAGGTTTCGAATGACTTGCTCTTTCAATTG GTATCAGAGATGAAAGCTGAATATTTTCCACCCAAAGAAGATGTTATCTTGCAAAACGAAGCCCCCACTGACTTTTATATACTGGTCACTGGTGCCGTG GAACTGGTAGTTCTTAAAAATGGGGTTGAACAG GTTGTTGGAGAGGCCAAAACTGGTGATCTTTGTGGTGAGATAGGTGTGCTCTGTTATAAGCCACAGCTTTTCACTGTTCGAACGAAGCGACTAAGCCAGTTGCTGAGGCTAAATCGTACTACTTTCCTGAATATTGTTCAGGCCAACGTGGGGGACGGAACCATTATCATGAATAATCTGCTTCAG CATTTGAAAGAGCTCAACGACCCAATCATGGAGGGAGTTTTGGTGGAGATTGAGAACATGCTAGCTCGTGGTAGAATGGACCTACCAGTGAGTGTGTGCTTTGCGGCAGCAAGAGGTGATGACTTGTTGTTACATCAGTTGCTGAAACGAGGAATGGATCCAAACGAATCCGACAACAATCGAAGGACAGCTTTG CATATAGCAGCATCTCAAGGGAAAGAAAACTGTGTTCTGCTTCTGTTAGATTATGGGGCGGACCCCAACATTACAG ATTTGGACGGTAATGTGGCACTATGGGAGGCTATGGTGGGAGGACATGAGTCAGTGAGGAAGGTGTTGGCAGAAAATGGAGCTAACTTGCAATGTGGGGATGTGGGCCAGTTTGCATGTACCGCTGTTGAGCAGAACAGTTTGAAGTTGCTGAAGGAAATAAGGCGCTACGGAGGAGATATCACCCTTCCAAGCATCAACAGTGGGACCACAGCCTTGCACGTTGCAGTGTCGGAGGGGAACGTTGAAATTGTGAAATACCTTTTGGATCACGGGGCAAGCATTGACAAGCCGGACAAGCACGGCTGGACCGCCAGAGGTCTGGCAGATCAGCAATCTCATACAGAAATAAAAGCCATTTTTGACTCCACTGGGGACCCTAAGGTTCAGTCTTTCGTTACCATACCCGAGAAGCAGAGTGGGTTCAGGTTCCTTGGAAGGTTTACTAGTGAGCCAACCATGCCTTCACCCCTTGACGGCTCATTTCATGGAACGGATGCCTCTTGGAGCCAGAGCCAGAGCCAGAACCGTCCAAGGCGTAGGAGCAGCAATTATCATAATTCACTCTTAGGGATGATGGCAGCAGCACATAATGGGGAAAAGGACCTGCTTTTGCCTCTTGACATGAATAACAAGGCAAGCAATGTCATGAAGAGTAGTAATGCAGGTAGTCCAGCTAGAGTGATTATTAGTTGCCCTGAAAAGGGTGAGGTTGTGGGGAAGCTTGTTTTACTACCTGGAAGCTTTCAAGAGCTACTTGAGATTGGAGCCAAAAAATTTGGTGTCTATCCTGCCAAGGTTTTATGCAAAGATGGAGGTCAAATTGAAGATTTAGAGGTTATTAGAGATGGTGACCATCTGGTCTTTGTCTGTGCTGGTGGGGTTGTAGAATCCAAGTGTCCAACTCCAGCACCACTTTAG
- the LOC108329658 gene encoding uncharacterized protein LOC108329658: MATPSVTLASLQDTTHDYYIHPNENPSLVLVSPIFEGHNYHGWARSMSMALQMKNKFGFVDGSIPCPADTDLMVPTWKRCNNLVLSWINHSVSHEIATSIIWIDSAAATWKDLKDRFSQGVSVRISQLHQNLYSMHQSDLSVTAYYTKMKIL; this comes from the coding sequence atgGCTACTCCCTCTGTTACTCTCGCATCGTTGCAAGATACAACACACGACTATTACATTCACCCTAACGAGAATCCTTCACTGGTACTTGTTTCCCCGATTTTTGAAGGTCACAATTATCATGGATGGGCTCGCTCGATGTCTATGGCACtacaaatgaagaataaatttgGTTTTGTTGATGGTTCCATTCCTTGTCCAGCTGATACAGATCTCATGGTTCCAACATGGAAGCGTTGCAATAATCTAGTTTTATCTTGGATCAATCATTCTGTTTCTCATGAGATTGCTACAAGTATTATCTGGATTGACTCTGCCGCTGCAACATGGAAGGATCTCAAAGATCGTTTCTCCCAAGGTGTTTCTGTTCGAATTTCACAATTGCATCAAAATCTTTATTCAATGCATCAATCTGACCTAAGTGTTACTGCATATTACACTAAAATGAAGATTCTCTAG